GCCGCCAGGTTGAGCCAGTGCCGGGCGGGAAGCATCAGCGGTGACGACTTGATGCGCGCGCTCAGCTTCAGGAAGGCCACGACCGAGCCGGTGAAGGTGACCGCGCCGATGAAGACGCCGAGGAAGACCTCGACGTTGTGGATCGTCGCGAGCGAGCCCTCGAGGCCCTCCTCGCTGAGGTAGGAGTTGAAGCCGACGAGCACCGCCGCCGCGCCGACGAAGCTGTGCAGGATCGCGACCAGCTCGGGCATCTGCGTCATCTCGACGACCCGGGCCCGCCACAGCCCGATGGCGGCGCCGATGGCCATGGCCACCGCGATGAGCATCAGCGTGAGCGGCCCGTTCTCGGCCTGGTCGACCGCCAGCCAGATGGTCGCCGTCAGCGCGATGACCATGCCGGCGACGCCGAACGCGTTGCCCTCCTTGGCCTTCTCGTGCTTGGAGAGTCCGGCGAGGGAGAGCACGAAGAGCACGGCGGAGACGATGTATGCCGCCTGCACGAGGTTGGTGGTCATCGGCGCCTCAGTCCTTCCGGAACATCTGGAGCATGCGGTTGGTCACCGCGAACCCGCCGAAGATGTTGATGCTGGCGATGACGGTGGCGACGAACGCCAGCGTGCGCACCACCGGGTCCTCGCTGCCGATCTGCAGCAGGGCGCCGACGAGGATGATGCCGCTGATCGCGTTGGTCTCCGACATCAGCGGCGTGTGCAGCGCGTGGGCGACGTTGCTGATGACGTAGAACCCGACGATCACGGCGAGCGCGAACACCGTGAAGTGGCCGAGGAACGTCGCCGGCGACCAGGCCGCGACGAGCCCGAAGACGACCGCGGCCAGACCCATGAGCGCGTACTTCCGCCGCGGGTCCCGCACCTTCGGCGGGGGCGGTGCCGGCTTCTCGGCGAGGGGGGCTGCCGCGGGCGCGGCGCTGACCGCCACCGGAGGCGGGGGCCACGTCGACTGGCCGTCACGGCATACGGTCATGCCCCGCTGCACCACGTCGTCGAAGTCGACGACCGCCTTGCCGTCCTTCTCCGGCGTCAGCAGCTTGAGCAGGTTGACCAGGTTGGTGCCGTAGAGCTGCGAGGCCTGGGTGGGCAGGCGTCCGGGCAGGTCGGTGTAGCCGATGATGCGCACCTGGTTGTCGGTGACCACGAGCTGGTCGGCGACGGTGCCCTCGACGTTGCCCCCGTTGGCCGCCGCCATGTCGACGATGACCGAACCCGGGCGCATCGAGGCGACCATCTCCTTGCTGATGAGGCGCGGCGCGGGCTTCCCGGGGATGAGGGCGGTCGTGATGATGATGTCGACATCCCTGGCCTGCTCGGCGTAGAGCTCGGCGGCCCGGCGGTTGAAGTCCTCGCCCATCTCCTTGGCGTAACCGGTGGCGCTCGGGCCCTCCTGATCGAGACCCTCGATGCGCAGGAACTCGGCCCCCATCGACTCGACCTGCTCGGCCACCTCGGGGCGGGCGTCGAAGGCCCGCACGATGGCGCCGAGGCTGTTGGCGGTGCCGATCGCGGCGAGCCCGGCGACACCGGCGCCGATGACGAGCACCTTGGCGGGTGGCACCTTGCCGGCGGCCGTCACCTGGCCGGTGAAGAGGCTGCCGAACTCGTGGGCCGCCTCGACGACCGCGCGGTAACCGCCGATGTTGGCCATCGAGCTGAGCACGTCGAGGGCCTGGGCGCGGGAGATGCGGGGCACGGCGTCCATGGCCAGGGCCGTGACGCCCTGCGCGGCCAACCGGTCGACGAGTTCGGGGTTCAGTGCGGGGGCGAGCAGGCAGGCGAGCACCGCGCCCGGCCGCAGCCGCGCGATCTCGTTGTCGGCGGGCGCGTTGACCTTGATGACGACATCGCTGTCCCACGCCTCGTCGGTTCCACCCACGGCGGCGCCGGCCTCTTGGAAGGCCACGTCGCTGAAGCTCGAGCGCTGGCCCGCCCCGGCCTCGACGACCACCTCGTAGCCGAGGCCGATGAGCTGGCCCACGGTCTTGGGCGTGGCGG
This Knoellia sp. p5-6-4 DNA region includes the following protein-coding sequences:
- a CDS encoding Re/Si-specific NAD(P)(+) transhydrogenase subunit alpha translates to MRIGVPKESRPGETRVAATPKTVGQLIGLGYEVVVEAGAGQRSSFSDVAFQEAGAAVGGTDEAWDSDVVIKVNAPADNEIARLRPGAVLACLLAPALNPELVDRLAAQGVTALAMDAVPRISRAQALDVLSSMANIGGYRAVVEAAHEFGSLFTGQVTAAGKVPPAKVLVIGAGVAGLAAIGTANSLGAIVRAFDARPEVAEQVESMGAEFLRIEGLDQEGPSATGYAKEMGEDFNRRAAELYAEQARDVDIIITTALIPGKPAPRLISKEMVASMRPGSVIVDMAAANGGNVEGTVADQLVVTDNQVRIIGYTDLPGRLPTQASQLYGTNLVNLLKLLTPEKDGKAVVDFDDVVQRGMTVCRDGQSTWPPPPVAVSAAPAAAPLAEKPAPPPPKVRDPRRKYALMGLAAVVFGLVAAWSPATFLGHFTVFALAVIVGFYVISNVAHALHTPLMSETNAISGIILVGALLQIGSEDPVVRTLAFVATVIASINIFGGFAVTNRMLQMFRKD